The region CTATGGTGGAACCAAATGCGTTGAATCGTGCGATACAAATCAGCGAGCAACTGGCGCTTTTTATGGCTACGAAAAAGGGAAATGTCTGAgaaagttttttgaaaatgtgttcatTTCGAACGGATTGACTTGGGTACGCCatacaaagaaattttattacgTTGACTCGTGCACTTATGATATCAAAGAGTTTGATTACAACCCTTGGACAGGCGACATATGTAGGTTTAACCTTTTACTAACGGCAATGCCATTTCTTACTGACAACCGGATTAAGTTACGAGTTTTGGCATAATTCAGTATTCAGTGCTAAgactaatgaagtagaagatttacTGTCAATTTGTTGAAGTTTATAGAAGTGATATGCTTgctgtctgtgaaaggttttAGAACAAATAATGCGAGGTCTCATCATTGAAATTTTCCCTTTCCAGCAAATGAGCACCAACTCATTTCGCTTGTACAAAATGGGGTGAAACCTAATTACGTTTTGGATGGAATGACCAATGACCGGAATGGAAATCTATACGTTGCTACTTTCGGTGGcagtaaaatcattaaaatcaaTCCTAGGTATGCAAAAAGTAAATATTATTGCAAACATCGCATGGTCTCAATTCGAATTGCAGAACGAGGCAGATTCTAATGGAAATCGTGCTGCCAGCTACACAGATCACATCAGTTGCATTCGGCGGACCAAATTTAGACATTTTATACGTTACCACAGCAAATAAAGACGGAAAACAACCGGAAGGATCTGGATATTTATACAAAGTCACTGGACTGCAGGCTAGGGGATATGCGGGCGTTGACCTGAATCTGTACGATTCATGTCTGTGGAGGACAATGCGAAATAACGAACATTGTAATCCGTTCTGTAGCAAATAGAAGATTAAAAAACGAATATAATTCATATTTAAACCTTAGCAGGACACCGAGGACAACACATCGCTAGAATGCAAGTCACTTGACTTTCATTGGGAAAATTTTAAGAACTGCCAAACTAAGATATTATAAACAAAGTCCAGATATGACAGTGTACTGCAGCTAATAGg is a window of Bradysia coprophila strain Holo2 unplaced genomic scaffold, BU_Bcop_v1 contig_350, whole genome shotgun sequence DNA encoding:
- the LOC119080852 gene encoding regucalcin-like, translating into MRVTIQTIYLVALFTWGGCLLNYPVIDYKVEKLPSPRSTVGEVPHWNPKTRSLYYINIHDYNSSLHRYDYIENRVYTATIDGARTLLFLLPIKCTTDQFLIGIDRTAVIAQWDGRSPTVTINQALFELDCGTSNVINDIKTDQLGRFYGGTKCVESCDTNQRATGAFYGYEKGKCLRKFFENVFISNGLTWVRHTKKFYYVDSCTYDIKEFDYNPWTGDISNEHQLISLVQNGVKPNYVLDGMTNDRNGNLYVATFGGSKIIKINPRTRQILMEIVLPATQITSVAFGGPNLDILYVTTANKDGKQPEGSGYLYKVTGLQARGYAGVDLNLYDSCLWRTMRNNEHCNPFCSK